In one Saimiri boliviensis isolate mSaiBol1 chromosome 3, mSaiBol1.pri, whole genome shotgun sequence genomic region, the following are encoded:
- the LOC101036605 gene encoding protein DPCD encodes MAVTGWLESLRTAEKTALLQDGRRKVHYLFPDGKEMAEEYDERTSELLVRKWRVKSALGAMGQWQLEVGEPASLGPGNLGPELIKESNANPIFMRKDTKMSFQWRIRNLPYPKGVYSVCVDQKECCIIVRTSNKKYYKKFSIPDLDRHQLPLDDTSLSFAHANCTLIISYQKPKEVVVAESELQKELKKVKTAHGNDGDCKTQ; translated from the coding sequence ATGGCGGTGACGGGATGGTTGGAGAGTCTGCGGACGGCCGAGAAGACTGCGCTGCTGCAAGACGGGAGAAGGAAGGTGCACTATTTGTTCCCAGACGGCAAGGAAATGGCTGAAGAATATGACGAGAGGACAAGTGAACTACTTGTGAGAAAGTGGCGTGTGAAAAGTGCCCTGGGAGCCATGGGCCAGTGGCAGCTTGAAGTAGGAGAGCCAGCGTCCCTAGGACCAGGGAACCTGGGGCCTGAACTCATCAAGGAAAGCAATGCCAATCCTATCTTCATGCGCAAGGACACCAAGATGAGTTTCCAGTGGCGGATTCGAAACCTCCCCTACCCTAAGGGTGTCTATAGTGTCTGCGTGGACCAGAAGGAGTGCTGCATCATTGTCAGAACAAGCAACAAGAAGTACTACAAGAAGTTCTCCATTCCTGACCTAGATAGACACCAGCTACCTCTGGATGACACCTCACTGAGCTTTGCCCACGCCAACTGCACCCTGATCATCTCTTACCAGAAGCCAAAGGAGGTTGTGGTGGCTGAGTCTGAGCTGCAGAAGGAACTAAAGAAGGTAAAGACAGCCCATGGCAACGATGGGGACTGCAAGACCCAGTAG